Proteins encoded together in one Deinococcus irradiatisoli window:
- a CDS encoding phosphopentomutase, which translates to MKFTIIVLDSVGAGELPDAQTFGDVGAHTLNHTLRASGVQLPNLAALGLGKLPTLELASPASASGSYGRLKEVSPGKDTSTGHWEFMGVQLEHAFQVFPEGFPKEVMDRFTAATGTGYLCNRPYSGTEVIKDFGPEHLKTGDPIVYTSADSVFQIAAHLDKVPIEMLYDWCEAAREILQGEYAVARVIARPFRGEFPFERAGELRRDYSLTPPRTVLNALKDAGKAVIGIGKIPDIYDHQGFTEEIHTDDNADGLRKTLSRMAQPYDGLIFTNLVDFDSKFGHRRDPHGYAAALQAFDDALPELLSSVPDDGCLLLISDHGNDPTWHGTDHTREHGLLLAYRPAGRGVGVSLGDRETFADIGATVAEALGVEWHGPGVSFWSTIQ; encoded by the coding sequence ATGAAATTCACCATCATCGTGCTCGATTCGGTGGGGGCCGGCGAGTTGCCCGACGCGCAGACCTTTGGCGACGTAGGCGCGCACACGCTCAACCACACTCTGAGGGCCAGCGGGGTGCAGTTGCCGAACCTGGCGGCCCTGGGCCTGGGCAAGCTGCCGACGCTGGAACTGGCCAGCCCGGCCTCGGCCAGCGGCAGTTACGGCCGCCTCAAGGAAGTCAGCCCCGGCAAGGACACCTCCACCGGGCACTGGGAATTCATGGGCGTGCAGCTCGAGCACGCCTTTCAGGTGTTTCCCGAGGGCTTTCCTAAAGAGGTCATGGACCGCTTCACGGCCGCCACCGGCACCGGCTACCTGTGTAACCGGCCCTACAGCGGCACCGAGGTGATCAAGGACTTCGGCCCCGAGCACCTGAAAACCGGCGACCCGATCGTGTACACCTCGGCCGACAGCGTGTTTCAGATCGCCGCGCACCTCGACAAGGTGCCGATCGAAATGCTCTACGACTGGTGTGAAGCGGCCCGCGAGATCTTGCAGGGCGAGTACGCCGTGGCGCGCGTCATCGCCCGGCCGTTCCGGGGCGAGTTTCCCTTCGAGCGGGCCGGCGAACTGCGCCGCGACTACTCGCTGACGCCGCCGCGCACCGTGCTCAACGCCCTGAAAGACGCCGGCAAGGCCGTGATCGGCATCGGCAAGATTCCCGACATCTACGACCACCAGGGCTTTACCGAGGAGATTCACACCGACGACAACGCCGACGGTCTTCGCAAAACGCTCTCGCGGATGGCCCAGCCGTACGACGGCCTGATTTTCACCAACCTGGTGGATTTCGACAGCAAGTTCGGTCACCGCCGCGACCCGCACGGCTACGCGGCGGCCCTGCAAGCCTTCGACGACGCGTTGCCGGAGCTCTTGTCGAGCGTGCCGGACGACGGCTGCCTGCTCCTGATTTCCGACCACGGCAACGATCCCACCTGGCACGGCACCGACCACACTCGCGAGCACGGGCTGCTGCTGGCCTACCGCCCGGCCGGGCGTGGGGTGGGCGTATCGCTCGGCGACCGCGAGACCTTCGCCGACATCGGCGCGACGGTGGCCGAAGCGCTCGGGGTCGAGTGGCACGGCCCCGGCGTGAGCTTCTGGAGCACCATCCAGTGA
- the hisD gene encoding histidinol dehydrogenase — protein sequence MQILQGQAARTALSRSFSDIPVPESVLARNEQLYGERLSPQQVVERILADVRARGDDALLDWTEKVDGFRPTLRVSAEEIEAAQVEPALHGAIRLAISRVRDFYLKQPAHGWIDHAEGGALGQLVRPLSRVGVYVPGGLAPLISTLIHTAVPAQVAGVPEIVVTTPPNREGQIHPAILVAAREIGVSQVFRVGGAQAIAALAYGTASVPQVDKIAGPGNLFVVIAKKLVFGQVGIESLPGPTETLVIADDSASARYVAADLLAQAEHLGAEPVLVSTSRDLLIAVQAELGGQIEALPEPNRSWARESVERRMKIVLAGDLAEALDLANLYAPEHLCLLTRDPWSLLGEVRRAGGVFVGEASMEALGDYVAGPSHVMPTGGTARFMSPVNVRDFQNIISVVGVNAAELARIGPAAALLARAEGLEAHARAIESRLNGEAGENAS from the coding sequence ATGCAGATTCTTCAGGGCCAGGCGGCCCGCACGGCCCTGAGCCGCAGTTTCAGCGACATTCCGGTGCCGGAGAGCGTGCTGGCGCGCAACGAGCAGCTCTACGGCGAGCGCCTGAGCCCCCAGCAGGTGGTCGAGCGCATTCTGGCCGACGTGCGTGCGCGCGGCGACGACGCCCTGCTCGACTGGACCGAGAAGGTGGACGGCTTCCGGCCCACCTTGCGGGTCAGCGCCGAGGAGATTGAGGCGGCCCAGGTGGAGCCGGCGCTGCACGGCGCCATTCGGCTGGCGATTTCGCGGGTGCGCGACTTTTACCTCAAGCAGCCGGCGCACGGCTGGATCGACCACGCCGAGGGCGGCGCGCTGGGCCAGCTGGTGCGGCCGCTCTCGCGGGTGGGGGTGTACGTGCCGGGCGGGCTGGCGCCGCTGATCAGCACCCTGATTCACACGGCGGTGCCGGCGCAGGTGGCCGGCGTGCCCGAGATCGTCGTGACCACGCCGCCCAACCGGGAGGGCCAGATTCACCCGGCCATCCTGGTGGCGGCGCGCGAAATCGGCGTCTCGCAGGTGTTCCGGGTGGGCGGCGCGCAGGCCATCGCGGCGCTGGCCTACGGCACGGCCAGCGTGCCGCAGGTGGACAAAATCGCCGGTCCCGGCAATCTGTTCGTGGTGATCGCCAAGAAACTGGTGTTCGGGCAGGTGGGCATCGAGAGCCTGCCCGGTCCCACCGAGACACTGGTGATCGCCGACGACAGCGCCTCGGCCCGCTACGTGGCCGCCGATCTGCTGGCCCAGGCCGAGCACCTGGGGGCCGAGCCGGTGCTGGTGAGCACCAGCCGCGACCTGCTGATCGCGGTGCAGGCCGAACTCGGCGGTCAGATCGAGGCGCTGCCGGAACCCAACCGCTCCTGGGCGCGCGAGAGCGTCGAGCGCCGCATGAAGATCGTGCTGGCCGGCGACCTCGCCGAAGCGCTCGATCTGGCGAACCTCTACGCGCCGGAGCACCTGTGCCTGCTGACCCGCGATCCCTGGAGCCTGCTCGGCGAGGTGCGGCGGGCCGGCGGGGTGTTCGTGGGCGAGGCCAGCATGGAAGCGCTGGGCGACTACGTGGCCGGCCCCAGCCACGTCATGCCGACCGGCGGCACCGCCCGCTTCATGAGCCCGGTCAACGTGCGCGACTTTCAGAACATCATCAGCGTAGTGGGGGTCAACGCCGCCGAACTCGCCCGTATCGGCCCGGCGGCGGCGCTGCTGGCCCGCGCCGAGGGCCTCGAAGCGCATGCCCGCGCCATCGAAAGCCGCCTGAACGGGGAAGCAGGCGAGAACGCGAGCTGA
- a CDS encoding glycosyltransferase family 2 protein has translation MLSVAVVIPAFNEADTVQQVVSAALEWTREVVVTSDGSTDQTAEAARAAGARVIELPQNVGKGPALKAALEAASADYVVMLDADLVGLTRAHLDILLGPVLSGQLDMSIGIFDGGGLMTDLGNKLTPHLSGQRACRREWLLSVPHLGEERWPEPAITAALKEQGVRWDYVELPNLKQVMKEKKRGFWKGAQYRTRMYIDLFGFKRRKKRAEKGG, from the coding sequence GTGCTGAGCGTTGCAGTCGTGATTCCTGCCTTCAATGAAGCCGACACCGTACAGCAGGTGGTATCGGCCGCGCTCGAATGGACCCGGGAAGTGGTGGTCACTTCTGACGGCAGCACCGACCAGACCGCCGAGGCTGCCCGCGCTGCCGGCGCCCGGGTTATCGAACTGCCGCAGAACGTCGGCAAGGGGCCGGCCCTCAAGGCCGCCCTAGAAGCGGCCAGCGCCGACTACGTGGTGATGCTCGACGCCGATCTGGTGGGCCTGACCCGCGCCCACCTCGATATTCTGCTCGGCCCGGTGCTCTCCGGGCAGCTCGACATGAGCATCGGGATCTTCGACGGCGGCGGCCTGATGACCGATCTGGGCAACAAACTCACCCCGCACCTCAGCGGTCAGCGGGCCTGCCGCCGCGAATGGCTGCTCTCGGTGCCGCATCTGGGCGAGGAGCGCTGGCCCGAACCGGCCATCACGGCGGCCCTCAAGGAGCAGGGCGTGCGCTGGGACTACGTCGAGCTGCCCAACCTCAAGCAGGTGATGAAAGAAAAGAAGCGCGGCTTCTGGAAAGGTGCCCAGTACCGCACCCGGATGTACATCGACCTGTTCGGCTTCAAGCGCCGCAAAAAGCGGGCCGAGAAGGGCGGCTAG
- a CDS encoding restriction endonuclease: protein MAVPDYQTLMRPLLEAMQDGQPHLVRELTEQIAQHFQLTERDRQELLPSGRQTTYANRVGWAKTYLAKAQAVETVGRGSIRITERGRELLRRVPGRIVQSDLLIYPEFQSFKEAGRSRVPGSQPTLPSQRDQVQISPEEQLDTLYAELSAALADELLTQVRSLTPQQFEVLVVQLLVAMGYGGSVRDAGQALGRSGDNGIDGVVKQDPLGLDKVYVQAKQWTSNVGSQEVRNFSGSLTYHKAAKGVLITTAGFSANASDTARQIGNIILIGGDTLAELMIQYGVGVVTRNTYLVKKIDSDFFEGI, encoded by the coding sequence ATGGCGGTTCCCGATTACCAGACGTTGATGCGTCCCCTGCTCGAAGCAATGCAAGATGGTCAGCCCCATCTGGTGCGCGAGCTGACCGAGCAAATCGCCCAGCATTTTCAACTCACGGAGCGCGACCGGCAAGAACTCCTGCCCAGCGGCCGGCAGACCACGTATGCCAACCGGGTCGGCTGGGCCAAAACCTACCTTGCCAAAGCGCAGGCCGTCGAAACGGTCGGGCGCGGCAGTATTCGGATCACCGAACGCGGCCGGGAACTGCTCAGGCGCGTTCCAGGCCGCATCGTTCAAAGCGATCTGTTGATTTATCCAGAATTCCAGTCTTTCAAGGAGGCGGGGCGCTCCAGAGTACCTGGGAGCCAGCCCACTTTGCCTTCTCAACGCGATCAAGTTCAGATCTCGCCCGAAGAGCAGCTCGATACCCTGTACGCCGAACTCAGCGCCGCGCTGGCCGACGAACTGCTCACCCAGGTGCGCTCGCTGACGCCCCAGCAGTTCGAAGTATTGGTGGTGCAGCTCCTGGTCGCCATGGGCTACGGCGGCAGCGTGCGCGACGCCGGGCAGGCGCTGGGGCGCAGCGGTGACAACGGCATCGACGGGGTGGTCAAGCAAGACCCGCTGGGTTTGGACAAGGTCTACGTTCAGGCCAAGCAGTGGACCAGCAATGTGGGCAGCCAGGAAGTACGCAACTTTTCCGGCAGCCTGACCTACCACAAAGCTGCCAAAGGCGTGCTCATCACCACCGCCGGCTTCAGCGCCAACGCCAGCGATACGGCCCGGCAGATCGGCAACATTATTCTTATAGGCGGCGATACGCTGGCCGAACTGATGATTCAGTACGGGGTCGGCGTGGTGACACGCAACACCTACCTCGTCAAGAAAATCGACAGCGACTTCTTCGAGGGAATCTAG
- a CDS encoding NADP-dependent isocitrate dehydrogenase encodes MTQLLDSPAAADAALLAPTPIAVAYGDGIGPEIMTATLRILEAAGARLAPVEVRVGEALYRQGHTSGFAPDAWDVLRGAGVLLKAPITTPQGGGYKSLNVTLRKTLGLYANVRPCRAYAPFVPTQHPATNLVVIRENEEDLYAGIEHRQTREVVQCLKLITRDGCERIVRYAFEYARAHGRRKVTALSKDNIMKLTDGLFHQVFDEIAAEYPEIGREHQIIDIGTARVATQPERYDVIVTLNLYGDILSDVAAEVAGSVGLAGSANIGQNFAMFEAIHGSAPDIAGQDVANPSGLLQAALMMLGHLGQSEVASRVQNAWLRTLEDGLHTADIAGPHTAQVLGTQAFADAVIARLGQNPATLVAEAPAAPLTVPPTPQPSRAIDKQLVGIDVFFEWDDAGRHPEQLAAQLLSLGHPALQLSMITNRGVKVWPGGASETHRSDHWRCRFTSAAPVGHAEIVALLQSLLGSGLDFIKTEHLYTFDGLPGYSLGQGQ; translated from the coding sequence ATGACCCAGCTGCTTGATAGCCCTGCCGCCGCCGACGCCGCCCTGCTCGCCCCCACCCCGATCGCCGTCGCGTACGGTGACGGCATCGGCCCGGAAATCATGACCGCCACCCTGCGCATTCTGGAAGCGGCCGGCGCGCGGCTGGCGCCCGTGGAAGTGCGGGTGGGCGAAGCGCTCTACCGCCAGGGCCACACCTCCGGCTTCGCGCCGGACGCCTGGGACGTGCTACGCGGCGCGGGCGTGCTGCTCAAGGCGCCGATCACCACCCCGCAGGGCGGCGGGTACAAGAGCCTCAACGTCACGCTGCGCAAGACGCTGGGGCTCTACGCCAACGTCCGGCCCTGCCGCGCCTACGCGCCGTTCGTGCCCACCCAGCATCCGGCCACCAACCTGGTGGTGATCCGCGAGAACGAGGAAGACCTCTACGCCGGCATCGAGCACCGCCAGACCCGCGAGGTGGTGCAGTGCCTCAAGCTCATCACCCGCGACGGCTGCGAGCGGATCGTGCGCTACGCCTTCGAGTACGCCCGCGCCCACGGGCGGCGCAAGGTCACCGCGCTGAGCAAGGACAACATCATGAAGCTCACCGACGGCCTGTTTCATCAGGTCTTCGACGAAATCGCCGCCGAGTACCCCGAGATCGGGCGTGAACACCAGATCATCGACATCGGTACCGCCCGTGTCGCCACCCAGCCGGAGCGCTACGACGTGATCGTGACGCTCAACCTGTACGGCGACATTCTCAGCGACGTGGCGGCGGAAGTGGCCGGCTCGGTGGGGCTGGCCGGCAGCGCCAACATCGGGCAGAATTTTGCGATGTTCGAGGCGATTCACGGCAGCGCGCCGGACATCGCCGGTCAGGACGTCGCCAACCCCAGCGGGCTGCTGCAGGCGGCGCTGATGATGCTCGGCCACCTGGGACAGAGCGAGGTGGCCAGCCGGGTGCAGAATGCCTGGCTGCGCACCCTGGAAGACGGCCTGCACACCGCCGACATCGCCGGGCCGCACACCGCACAGGTGCTCGGCACCCAGGCCTTCGCCGACGCCGTGATCGCCCGGCTGGGACAGAACCCGGCGACCCTGGTGGCCGAGGCGCCGGCAGCGCCGCTCACGGTTCCCCCCACCCCGCAGCCCAGCCGCGCCATCGACAAGCAGCTGGTCGGCATCGACGTGTTCTTCGAGTGGGACGACGCCGGGCGCCACCCCGAACAGCTGGCCGCCCAGCTGCTCAGCCTTGGCCACCCGGCGCTCCAGCTCAGCATGATCACCAACCGGGGCGTGAAGGTCTGGCCGGGAGGCGCTTCCGAGACGCACCGCTCCGACCACTGGCGCTGCCGCTTTACCAGCGCCGCGCCGGTCGGCCACGCCGAGATCGTCGCCCTGCTTCAGTCGCTGCTCGGCAGCGGCCTGGACTTCATCAAGACCGAGCATCTCTACACCTTCGACGGCCTCCCCGGCTACTCGCTGGGGCAGGGGCAGTAA
- a CDS encoding helix-turn-helix transcriptional regulator, with protein MTRPADSTWTFLTNHSHVLLCLAAGQADTLREVAQQVGITERAVQRIVSDLELAGVVKRERDGRRNRYLINGDLPLRHPVEAHRHVRDLLALLEPAGRTEQP; from the coding sequence ATGACCCGTCCTGCCGACAGCACCTGGACTTTTCTGACCAACCACAGCCACGTTCTGCTGTGCCTGGCCGCCGGGCAGGCCGACACCCTGCGCGAGGTGGCGCAGCAGGTGGGCATCACCGAACGCGCAGTGCAGCGCATCGTCAGCGACCTCGAACTGGCCGGGGTGGTCAAGCGCGAGCGTGACGGGCGGCGCAACCGCTACCTGATCAACGGCGACCTGCCGCTGCGCCACCCGGTCGAAGCGCACCGCCATGTGCGCGACCTGCTGGCCCTGCTGGAACCTGCCGGCAGGACGGAGCAGCCCTGA
- the ilvD gene encoding dihydroxy-acid dehydratase — MTDTTTKKLNWNSFHVTQGDERAPNRAMLRAVGFQDGDFEKPIIGVAHAQSNITPCNNGLGELAGHIQDAIHEGGGMPQVYGTITVSDGISMGTEGMKCSLVSREVIADSIETVSRGQSHDGVIVVGGCDKNMPGAMIGIARLNIPAIFVYGGTIKPGHYNGKDLTIVSVFEAVGALGAGKMSREDFDEIERRACPGNGSCGGMYTANTMSSAFEAMGMSLPFSSTMSAVDAEKATSSADSARALLKLIERDIRPKDILTKKAFENAITVIMAVGGSTNAVLHLMAIAHACDIDLTLSDFERIREATPVFCDLKPSGKYVATDLHEVGGIPRVMKMLLKAGLLHGDCLTVTGQTVAENLAGEADVPNEGQDVILPYDQPLYQQGHLAILRGNLAPEGSVAKISGLKSIKITGPARVFESEEQAMHAIMDDQINPGDVLVIRYEGPKGGPGMREMLSPTSAIIGKGLGDSVGLITDGRFSGGTFGLVVGHVAPEAFVGGPIALVQEGDTIELNAETCELTLHVDEAEIERRRQAWVQPEPRYKRGVLAKYAKLVSSAAVGAYTD; from the coding sequence ATGACCGACACCACCACGAAGAAGCTGAACTGGAATTCCTTCCACGTCACCCAGGGCGACGAACGGGCGCCCAACCGGGCCATGCTGCGGGCGGTGGGCTTTCAGGACGGCGACTTCGAGAAGCCGATCATCGGCGTGGCGCATGCCCAGAGCAACATCACGCCGTGCAACAACGGCCTGGGCGAACTGGCCGGCCATATTCAGGACGCCATTCACGAGGGCGGCGGCATGCCGCAGGTCTACGGCACCATCACCGTCTCGGACGGCATCAGCATGGGCACCGAGGGCATGAAGTGCAGTCTGGTGAGCCGCGAGGTGATCGCCGACAGCATCGAGACCGTCTCGCGTGGGCAGTCGCACGACGGCGTGATCGTGGTGGGCGGCTGCGACAAGAACATGCCCGGCGCCATGATCGGCATCGCCCGCCTGAACATCCCGGCGATCTTCGTCTACGGTGGCACCATCAAGCCCGGCCACTACAACGGCAAGGACCTGACCATCGTCTCGGTGTTCGAGGCGGTGGGGGCGCTGGGCGCCGGCAAGATGAGCCGCGAGGACTTCGACGAGATCGAGCGCCGCGCCTGCCCCGGTAATGGCTCATGCGGCGGCATGTACACCGCCAACACCATGAGCAGCGCCTTCGAGGCGATGGGCATGAGCCTGCCCTTTAGCTCCACCATGAGCGCCGTGGACGCCGAGAAGGCCACTTCCAGCGCCGACAGCGCCCGCGCCCTGCTGAAACTGATCGAGCGCGACATCCGCCCCAAGGACATCCTGACGAAGAAGGCCTTCGAGAACGCCATCACCGTGATCATGGCGGTGGGCGGTTCCACCAACGCCGTGCTGCACCTGATGGCGATCGCCCACGCCTGCGACATCGACCTGACGCTCTCGGACTTCGAGCGCATCCGCGAGGCCACCCCGGTGTTCTGCGACCTCAAGCCCAGCGGCAAGTACGTCGCCACCGATCTGCACGAGGTCGGCGGCATTCCGCGCGTGATGAAGATGCTGCTCAAGGCCGGGCTGCTGCACGGCGACTGCCTCACCGTGACCGGCCAGACGGTGGCCGAGAACCTCGCCGGCGAGGCGGACGTGCCCAATGAGGGCCAGGACGTGATCCTGCCCTACGACCAGCCGCTCTACCAGCAGGGCCACCTCGCTATTCTGCGCGGCAACCTGGCGCCGGAAGGCAGCGTGGCGAAAATCAGCGGCCTGAAATCCATCAAGATCACCGGGCCGGCCCGCGTGTTCGAATCCGAAGAACAGGCGATGCACGCCATCATGGACGACCAGATCAACCCCGGCGACGTGCTGGTCATCCGCTACGAGGGTCCCAAGGGCGGCCCCGGCATGCGCGAGATGCTCTCCCCCACCTCGGCCATCATCGGCAAGGGGCTGGGTGACAGCGTGGGCCTGATCACCGACGGGCGCTTCTCGGGCGGCACCTTCGGACTGGTGGTGGGCCACGTCGCGCCGGAAGCCTTCGTGGGCGGTCCCATCGCGCTGGTGCAGGAAGGCGACACCATCGAGCTCAATGCCGAGACCTGCGAACTGACCCTGCACGTGGACGAGGCCGAGATCGAGCGCCGCCGCCAGGCCTGGGTGCAGCCGGAGCCGAGGTACAAGCGCGGGGTGCTCGCCAAGTACGCCAAGCTGGTCAGCAGCGCGGCGGTGGGCGCCTACACCGACTGA
- a CDS encoding MFS transporter, with amino-acid sequence MSLLPQSRRLPANAAALFTVGFLAFLLLGLAQAGYGPAFVRFEQQFKVSTAAVAGISSAHFFGSALGPVVLGALLLRWPLRASVMAGSAVFALGLLGLVFAPIWPLALAAAFFVGLGFGALSGGFNAAFATLGAGPSSLINAMFGIGAVAAPLLALGLGAYPGPFVLTAVLALGLTVSLRSVRVWPAQRAELAASPVAWRRVGLFALLFFTYVGIEAGLGSWAPTHLKQIGNAHPEVVTSAYWLALTAGRLGFAAFGSRLTPHRVVLSCVGLALLGLALLAVPALVVAGYLMVGVAAAPVFPTLLAWFAARFPARVSPLMLTAGSLGGAVIPALIGVLVARFGVQAIPLAVAIDAAALGALALVARRKLGGR; translated from the coding sequence ATGAGCCTCCTGCCCCAGTCCCGCCGGCTGCCCGCCAACGCCGCCGCCCTGTTCACGGTGGGGTTTCTGGCCTTTTTGTTGCTGGGCCTGGCGCAGGCGGGTTACGGGCCGGCGTTCGTGCGTTTCGAGCAGCAGTTCAAGGTCAGCACGGCGGCGGTGGCGGGCATCAGCAGCGCCCACTTTTTCGGCAGCGCGCTAGGGCCGGTGGTGCTCGGCGCCCTGCTGCTGCGCTGGCCGCTGCGCGCCTCGGTCATGGCCGGCAGCGCCGTGTTCGCCCTGGGCCTGCTGGGGCTGGTCTTCGCGCCGATCTGGCCGCTGGCGTTGGCGGCGGCGTTTTTCGTGGGTCTGGGCTTCGGCGCGCTTTCCGGCGGCTTCAACGCGGCGTTCGCCACCCTGGGCGCCGGGCCGTCGAGCCTGATCAACGCCATGTTCGGCATCGGGGCGGTGGCCGCGCCGCTGCTGGCGCTCGGCCTGGGCGCGTATCCCGGCCCGTTCGTGCTGACGGCCGTGCTGGCGCTGGGCCTGACCGTTTCGCTGCGCAGCGTGCGGGTCTGGCCGGCCCAGCGCGCCGAACTCGCCGCCAGCCCGGTCGCCTGGCGCCGGGTGGGGCTGTTCGCGCTGCTGTTTTTTACTTACGTCGGCATCGAGGCGGGCCTGGGCAGCTGGGCGCCCACCCACCTCAAGCAGATCGGCAACGCCCACCCTGAAGTCGTCACCAGCGCCTACTGGCTGGCCCTCACCGCCGGCCGGCTGGGTTTTGCGGCCTTCGGCTCACGGCTCACGCCGCACCGGGTGGTGCTGAGCTGCGTGGGGCTGGCGCTGCTCGGCCTGGCGCTGCTGGCTGTTCCGGCGCTGGTGGTGGCCGGCTACCTGATGGTCGGAGTGGCGGCCGCGCCGGTGTTTCCCACTTTGTTGGCCTGGTTCGCCGCCCGTTTTCCGGCGCGGGTCTCGCCGCTGATGCTCACCGCCGGCAGCCTCGGCGGCGCCGTGATTCCGGCGCTGATCGGGGTGCTGGTGGCCCGTTTCGGCGTGCAGGCCATTCCGCTGGCGGTGGCGATCGACGCGGCGGCGCTCGGCGCGCTGGCGCTGGTGGCGCGGCGCAAACTCGGCGGCCGGTAG
- a CDS encoding GreA/GreB family elongation factor, with protein sequence MAAEHKQVKLTQEGFERLQRSLDQEQVRLAEATRILQEQMEASADFEDTGLEDAKREKAMIEARIDELEDTLARATLIDSEEHAGKVGLGSVLVLYNEATKQDMKVQLVSAPEATVRGGSLPKISDDSPVGRELMGRKKGDSFVVNLDSGKQMKYKIKSLD encoded by the coding sequence ATGGCCGCAGAGCACAAGCAAGTCAAATTGACCCAGGAAGGCTTTGAGCGCCTCCAACGCAGTCTCGATCAGGAACAGGTCCGCCTCGCCGAGGCCACCCGCATTCTGCAGGAGCAGATGGAAGCCAGCGCCGATTTCGAAGACACCGGTCTGGAAGACGCCAAGCGTGAAAAGGCCATGATCGAAGCGCGCATCGACGAACTCGAGGACACCCTGGCGCGCGCCACCCTGATCGACAGCGAGGAGCACGCCGGTAAGGTGGGGCTGGGCAGCGTGCTGGTGCTCTACAACGAGGCCACCAAGCAGGACATGAAAGTGCAGCTGGTCAGCGCGCCGGAAGCGACCGTACGTGGCGGCAGCCTGCCCAAGATCAGCGACGACAGTCCGGTGGGCCGCGAACTGATGGGCCGCAAGAAAGGTGACAGCTTCGTCGTGAACCTCGACAGCGGCAAGCAGATGAAGTACAAGATCAAGAGCCTCGACTGA
- a CDS encoding acyl-CoA dehydrogenase family protein, whose protein sequence is MQEDALWPRPDIQALTARAVQAIQIHAAACEEAQDVTPQVAEALRQSGYAALCVPAALGGAGATLSEFGWAQEQLGAAGASLALVLAMTGQVLGSAFAARSLPDAMLQKVGRAAVERGALINAVASEPQLGSPSRGGLPQTALTPEAGGYRLSGHKTWSTGARALDYALVAARTPQDKVGRALIELSAPGVSIRTTWNGSLALRGSGSQDMYFERVRVGGDDVIAPQPPHPAHPAWFWTALAGTYLGVGAAALEALIVYARERVPTALGQPIATLPRVREACGRISAELSAARALLREATRQFEARPHEAALPLLAAAKATCTNAAVSASDQAGRAVGGAALSPEWPFERLLRDARAGLTHPPSDAEAFERLGGALLDEAPQEVRVP, encoded by the coding sequence GTGCAGGAAGATGCCCTCTGGCCGCGCCCCGACATCCAGGCCTTGACCGCCCGCGCCGTGCAGGCGATCCAAATTCACGCCGCCGCCTGCGAGGAAGCCCAGGACGTGACGCCCCAGGTCGCCGAGGCGCTGCGGCAAAGCGGCTACGCGGCGCTGTGCGTGCCGGCGGCCCTGGGCGGTGCCGGCGCCACCCTCAGCGAATTCGGCTGGGCACAGGAACAGCTCGGCGCGGCCGGCGCGTCGCTGGCCCTGGTGCTGGCGATGACCGGGCAGGTGCTGGGCAGCGCCTTTGCGGCCCGGAGTCTTCCGGACGCCATGCTGCAGAAGGTGGGCCGGGCCGCCGTGGAGCGCGGCGCGCTGATCAACGCGGTTGCCAGCGAACCCCAGCTCGGCTCGCCCTCGCGTGGCGGGTTGCCGCAGACCGCCCTGACGCCGGAGGCGGGCGGCTACCGGCTCAGCGGCCACAAGACCTGGTCCACCGGGGCGCGGGCGCTCGACTACGCGCTGGTGGCGGCGCGCACCCCGCAGGACAAGGTGGGCCGGGCGCTGATCGAACTTAGCGCGCCGGGCGTGAGCATCCGGACCACCTGGAACGGCTCGCTGGCCCTGCGCGGCAGCGGGTCCCAGGATATGTATTTCGAGCGGGTCCGGGTCGGCGGAGACGACGTGATCGCGCCGCAGCCGCCGCACCCGGCCCACCCGGCCTGGTTCTGGACGGCGCTGGCCGGCACCTACCTGGGGGTGGGCGCGGCGGCGCTGGAAGCGCTGATTGTTTACGCCCGCGAGCGGGTACCCACCGCGCTGGGGCAGCCGATCGCCACCCTGCCGAGGGTGCGCGAGGCCTGCGGGCGCATCAGCGCCGAACTCAGCGCCGCCCGCGCCCTGCTGCGCGAGGCCACCCGGCAGTTCGAGGCCCGGCCCCATGAGGCGGCCCTTCCGCTGCTGGCGGCGGCCAAGGCGACGTGTACCAACGCCGCCGTCAGCGCCAGCGATCAGGCAGGCCGGGCGGTGGGCGGCGCGGCCCTTTCACCCGAGTGGCCTTTCGAGCGCCTGCTGCGCGACGCCCGCGCCGGGCTGACCCACCCACCCAGCGACGCCGAGGCTTTCGAGCGCCTGGGGGGCGCGCTGCTCGACGAAGCGCCTCAGGAAGTCCGGGTGCCGTAA